In Acidobacteriota bacterium, one genomic interval encodes:
- a CDS encoding ABC transporter ATP-binding protein — protein sequence MKNLSPCIDGPLTSGAETLGPVLILDKVCKEFPMDDGNKFVALRDLSLTIENIRYKPQIVSLLGPSGVGKTTSLRLIAGLDQPTSGKVLITNGDGSTLRSVQVGDVGVVFQKYPLFEDIPVLANLVEPAVRVGKMTRKEAQEKALHFLDDFGLVKQGLVWPVYLSGGQRQRVAILQQLMIDRYFIILDEPFSGLDPISIASVLRLINQVANKHELNTFIIITHDVTSALIISDHVYLIGRERDTEGDPIPGARVIKSYDLIAEHLAYHPEIEDIPRFSEIRREIKMVEFPKL from the coding sequence ATGAAAAATCTATCGCCTTGTATTGACGGGCCATTGACCAGTGGTGCCGAGACCCTGGGTCCGGTTTTGATCCTGGATAAAGTCTGCAAAGAATTTCCCATGGATGATGGCAACAAATTTGTGGCGCTCCGGGATTTGTCGCTGACGATTGAAAATATTCGATACAAACCCCAAATTGTCAGCCTCCTTGGACCATCCGGGGTTGGAAAAACCACTTCCTTGCGCTTGATCGCCGGGCTCGACCAGCCGACGAGTGGAAAAGTGCTGATTACCAATGGGGATGGTTCAACCCTGCGTTCGGTTCAGGTGGGCGATGTTGGGGTGGTGTTTCAAAAATATCCGTTATTTGAAGACATTCCAGTGCTGGCCAATCTGGTTGAGCCGGCTGTGCGAGTGGGGAAAATGACTCGTAAAGAAGCCCAGGAAAAAGCACTTCACTTTTTGGATGACTTTGGACTGGTCAAGCAGGGACTGGTCTGGCCAGTCTACCTTTCGGGCGGGCAACGTCAACGGGTGGCCATTTTACAGCAATTGATGATTGACCGGTATTTTATCATCCTGGATGAACCTTTTTCAGGACTTGATCCGATCAGCATTGCCAGTGTTCTGCGGTTGATTAACCAGGTGGCCAACAAACATGAACTCAATACCTTTATTATTATCACCCACGATGTCACCTCAGCCCTGATTATTTCAGATCATGTTTATTTGATTGGCCGGGAACGTGATACTGAGGGGGATCCAATCCCTGGTGCCAGGGTCATCAAATCCTATGACCTGATTGCCGAACATTTGGCATACCATCCTGAGATCGAGGACATCCCCAGATTTTCTGAAATCCGTCGTGAAATAAAAATGGTCGAATTTCCAAAACTGTAA
- a CDS encoding SDR family oxidoreductase, translating into MSNLSSRWNLTGRKALVTGGSKGIGFAIVEEFLGFGATVLSVARDEAVLEKSVCGFREKNLPIHTVAADVGTPEGRAAIWAAVDEKLNGLDVLVSNVGTNIRKKVLDYTTEEVLSLFNTNLFSAFELTREAHPRLKHSDQASVILIGSIAGMTALPTGIPYGATKAAMSQMARGLAFEWAADGIRVNAIAPGFIQTPLTHPVLANPQFMAHFQSRVPLKRPGVPEEISSLAAFLALPAASYITGQTIVADGGLTIQSL; encoded by the coding sequence ATGTCGAATCTTTCATCCCGGTGGAACCTGACCGGGCGCAAAGCACTGGTCACTGGCGGTTCGAAAGGCATCGGGTTTGCCATTGTCGAAGAATTCCTGGGGTTTGGGGCGACGGTTCTTTCCGTGGCTCGGGACGAAGCGGTTTTGGAAAAGAGCGTGTGTGGATTTCGTGAAAAAAATCTTCCGATTCACACCGTGGCCGCTGATGTCGGAACACCTGAGGGGCGAGCAGCTATTTGGGCGGCAGTTGACGAAAAATTGAACGGACTGGATGTCCTGGTGAGCAATGTTGGAACGAACATCCGCAAAAAAGTGCTTGATTACACCACTGAAGAAGTTCTGAGTCTGTTTAACACCAATCTCTTTTCTGCGTTTGAATTGACCCGCGAAGCCCATCCCCGCCTCAAACACAGCGATCAGGCGAGCGTGATCTTGATTGGCTCGATTGCCGGAATGACTGCCTTGCCGACCGGAATCCCCTATGGCGCGACCAAAGCTGCCATGTCCCAGATGGCACGTGGGTTAGCATTTGAATGGGCGGCGGATGGCATCCGGGTCAATGCAATTGCGCCGGGGTTTATTCAAACGCCGTTGACCCATCCAGTCCTGGCCAATCCTCAATTTATGGCGCACTTCCAAAGCCGGGTGCCGCTCAAGCGTCCAGGAGTACCGGAAGAAATCAGTTCGCTGGCTGCCTTTTTGGCCTTGCCAGCGGCGAGCTACATCACCGGACAAACCATTGTGGCTGATGGCGGATTGACAATCCAGTCGCTTTAA
- a CDS encoding sigma-70 family RNA polymerase sigma factor, which translates to MPNIALLPQPHSSGPSGTLETLFREHSEMVVQAAYRITGNLVDAEDVLQTVFLRLASREEKLDLSPNPKSYLYRAAINAALDIVRSRSGMSSLTLEDQVADMAADQRHNPEAQQADAELRRVVQAAVAQLGRTAAELFVLRFFEGYTNEEIGDLLGMSKLVVAVLVHRARASVKKEIKQYLETHHDTEKRHRGIIVR; encoded by the coding sequence GTGCCAAACATTGCGCTATTGCCACAGCCACACTCGTCTGGACCTTCCGGGACGCTCGAAACACTGTTTCGCGAGCATTCCGAAATGGTTGTGCAGGCGGCGTACCGCATCACCGGCAATTTGGTTGATGCTGAAGACGTCCTGCAGACGGTTTTTCTGCGGCTGGCAAGCCGCGAAGAAAAACTGGACCTGTCACCAAACCCCAAATCCTACCTGTACCGTGCCGCCATCAATGCGGCGCTCGATATCGTCCGCAGCCGAAGCGGCATGTCTTCACTCACACTCGAAGATCAGGTGGCGGATATGGCCGCCGATCAACGTCACAATCCCGAAGCACAACAAGCTGATGCCGAACTTCGCCGGGTGGTGCAGGCCGCAGTTGCACAACTTGGGCGAACTGCCGCCGAACTGTTTGTGCTGCGTTTTTTCGAAGGGTACACCAACGAAGAGATTGGCGACTTGCTTGGAATGTCCAAACTCGTCGTTGCCGTGCTGGTGCATCGGGCACGCGCCAGCGTCAAAAAAGAAATAAAACAATATTTGGAGACACACCATGACACCGAAAAAAGACACCGTGGAATCATTGTTCGATAA
- a CDS encoding FecR domain-containing protein, translating into MTPKKDTVESLFDKSTSQIQAQKMTGAEVEQATQRVWTRLGTDTSIAEAELTSVDQIRTCSDFQSLIPAYLAGRLTSARSLLVEDHTRECVPCRKALKEAKNGSPRRTQPAAGQIVSGAFAWKQWSFAASALIGFALLGMIIAQFFLTSVDAGTATVVSVDGDLYRIGATDNRRLAVGERVTLGEIVRTGNHSRAQVRLSNNAVVELNERTEFSLRQATQGSTIQLERGSIILQAPTSVKGALYISTDDSLISGKDMILAVNHGTKGSRVSCIQGTSTVSNAGKDQPLQAGQQFTTSTSVDTLPIQEEISWSKDADRYAKLLEGLQHLYQDLDQKVPRPGLRTTPRLLPMLPDNTVFYLALPNIGESLVTSQQIVEKHLQQNPELAAWWKSEKSATATPQYNQILTEIRTVSGFLGNEIVITAAGGNQVKSEPVVLAEVKDEAGLRNYLTSRLAGTTGKLAFQLISDAEVKTPVTTAGEPALLGWIHNGTLVLATNRDAINQAVNRMNAPKAAPADSLLSAIETEYKSGVELMLAIDLSQMNDGAEAKAKADGSKAVSEFSNFKHLIVNLKEVNGETSNRAVVTFKQPKKGMATWISSPGPMGSLSFISPDATLVSAFVVENPAGMLTELFNTLQQEDPTFLSELQALEAKHGLRIREDFAAYFGGEVAFAVDGPMLPTPAWKLVLEVNDPVKLQESFAKAIVEVNSVIKPEENLTFRLDSTTVDGQVYYTVRKNGTAEVTTYTFAHGYMIAAPSQSLVSQALRYYESGISLMSAPRFMAALPKDGNTNFSMMMYQNLTPMLTQFADSSNAKKPEGLKLGAMAAAALPTLAYAYVNDDRMIFALGGDGIIKLSPTNLLTIPGSIGLQALKGQPDKAK; encoded by the coding sequence ATGACACCGAAAAAAGACACCGTGGAATCATTGTTCGATAAGTCCACTTCACAGATCCAGGCGCAGAAAATGACCGGCGCCGAGGTCGAACAGGCAACACAACGAGTGTGGACGCGACTTGGAACTGACACGTCAATTGCCGAGGCGGAATTGACGTCGGTTGACCAAATCCGTACCTGCTCTGACTTTCAGAGTCTGATTCCGGCATATCTGGCCGGACGCCTGACCTCGGCTCGCTCTCTGCTGGTCGAAGACCACACCCGGGAATGTGTTCCCTGCCGTAAGGCGCTCAAAGAAGCCAAAAACGGTTCGCCGCGACGTACCCAACCTGCCGCAGGTCAGATTGTTTCCGGTGCTTTTGCCTGGAAACAATGGTCCTTTGCCGCCTCAGCCCTCATCGGCTTTGCCCTGCTGGGAATGATTATTGCCCAGTTTTTCCTGACCTCAGTTGATGCCGGCACCGCCACTGTGGTTTCAGTGGATGGCGATCTGTATCGAATCGGCGCCACTGACAACCGGCGCCTGGCGGTTGGCGAACGAGTTACGCTCGGCGAGATTGTCCGCACCGGCAATCACTCGCGCGCTCAGGTCCGCCTGTCAAACAATGCCGTGGTTGAACTCAACGAACGGACTGAATTTTCGCTTCGTCAGGCAACTCAAGGCTCAACCATTCAACTGGAACGCGGGTCAATCATTTTGCAAGCTCCGACCAGTGTGAAGGGTGCGCTCTATATTTCAACCGATGATAGCCTGATTTCCGGTAAGGACATGATTTTGGCGGTCAATCATGGCACCAAAGGTTCACGTGTGTCGTGTATTCAAGGCACCAGCACGGTGAGCAATGCCGGGAAAGACCAGCCGTTGCAAGCCGGTCAACAATTCACGACCAGCACTTCGGTTGATACGCTTCCGATTCAGGAAGAAATTTCGTGGAGCAAAGACGCTGACCGCTATGCCAAATTGCTCGAAGGGCTGCAGCACCTGTATCAGGACCTGGATCAGAAAGTGCCGCGTCCTGGTCTGCGCACCACACCGCGCCTGCTGCCGATGCTCCCTGACAATACCGTGTTTTACCTCGCGTTGCCCAACATTGGCGAATCACTGGTGACTTCACAGCAAATTGTCGAAAAACACCTTCAGCAAAACCCAGAACTGGCTGCCTGGTGGAAGTCTGAAAAATCGGCGACCGCCACACCTCAATATAACCAGATTCTGACTGAAATCCGCACGGTCTCAGGGTTCCTGGGAAATGAAATCGTGATTACCGCGGCTGGTGGAAATCAGGTCAAATCGGAACCAGTGGTGCTGGCCGAAGTCAAAGATGAAGCCGGATTGCGAAACTATCTGACCTCACGTCTGGCGGGAACAACCGGAAAATTGGCATTTCAACTCATCTCGGACGCTGAAGTAAAAACACCAGTTACCACCGCGGGTGAACCTGCGCTCCTGGGCTGGATCCACAATGGAACGCTGGTGCTTGCCACCAACCGCGATGCCATCAACCAGGCTGTCAACCGGATGAATGCCCCCAAAGCGGCCCCGGCTGATTCGCTTCTGTCAGCTATTGAAACCGAATACAAATCCGGCGTTGAGTTGATGCTCGCCATTGACCTGAGCCAGATGAACGACGGTGCTGAGGCAAAAGCCAAAGCGGATGGCTCGAAGGCAGTTTCTGAATTCAGCAATTTCAAACACCTGATCGTCAACCTCAAGGAAGTCAACGGCGAAACCAGCAACCGGGCGGTGGTGACCTTCAAACAACCGAAGAAGGGAATGGCCACCTGGATTTCAAGCCCTGGTCCAATGGGAAGCCTGAGTTTTATCTCGCCGGATGCCACCCTGGTTTCAGCTTTCGTGGTTGAAAACCCAGCCGGAATGCTGACCGAATTGTTTAACACGCTCCAGCAGGAAGACCCAACGTTCCTGTCTGAACTGCAGGCCCTCGAAGCCAAACACGGACTGCGCATCCGCGAAGATTTCGCCGCTTACTTCGGTGGTGAAGTGGCTTTTGCCGTGGATGGTCCGATGCTCCCAACCCCAGCCTGGAAACTGGTTCTGGAAGTCAATGATCCGGTCAAACTCCAGGAAAGCTTTGCCAAAGCGATTGTGGAAGTGAATTCGGTGATCAAACCGGAAGAAAACCTGACCTTTCGTCTTGATTCAACAACGGTGGACGGTCAGGTGTACTACACGGTGCGCAAAAATGGCACTGCCGAAGTCACGACCTACACGTTTGCTCACGGGTATATGATTGCCGCTCCAAGTCAATCACTGGTGTCACAGGCGCTGCGGTACTATGAATCAGGTATTTCACTGATGAGCGCACCCCGCTTTATGGCCGCGCTTCCCAAAGACGGCAACACCAATTTCTCGATGATGATGTACCAGAACCTGACGCCAATGCTCACGCAGTTTGCTGACTCATCCAACGCGAAGAAACCGGAAGGTCTGAAACTTGGCGCAATGGCCGCCGCCGCTTTGCCGACCCTGGCTTATGCCTACGTCAACGACGACCGGATGATCTTTGCCCTCGGTGGTGATGGCATCATCAAACTCAGCCCAACCAATCTGTTGACCATTCCTGGTTCAATCGGTTTGCAGGCGCTGAAAGGCCAGCCCGACAAAGCAAAATAG
- a CDS encoding ABC transporter permease subunit produces MKKLFQVYGEIGFFVRANLVVLWTVAVFVVWVLSPNKALPYPQEVVQAIYEMWAKYRLLSDIAVTLKLNVVGLIYSTVISLFIAYLSVIPFFEPLNRFVQWLRYIPIIGFNLVFLTLFAIGWSMKVAMLTTGMSFFLVTSMTAVIVEIPRMKYELAKVLGYSDWHVFYTVVVRPTLPRMIDAIAQNAAIGWVMITSIETFNRTEGGLGSQIYAHSATNNLARVYGCLLIIGVIAVVEDWIFGVLKRTFFPYSTIAERG; encoded by the coding sequence GTGAAAAAGCTTTTTCAAGTCTATGGCGAAATTGGGTTCTTTGTACGTGCGAACCTGGTGGTCCTGTGGACCGTGGCAGTGTTTGTGGTATGGGTGCTGAGTCCAAACAAAGCCCTTCCTTATCCCCAGGAAGTTGTCCAGGCCATTTATGAAATGTGGGCGAAGTATCGCTTGCTTTCAGATATTGCCGTTACCCTTAAACTCAATGTCGTTGGGCTCATATACTCAACCGTTATCTCATTGTTTATCGCTTATTTGAGCGTGATTCCATTCTTTGAACCGCTGAACCGGTTTGTTCAATGGCTTCGCTATATTCCAATCATTGGCTTTAATCTGGTGTTTCTCACCCTGTTTGCCATTGGTTGGTCAATGAAGGTGGCGATGCTGACGACGGGAATGTCCTTTTTCCTGGTGACCAGCATGACCGCTGTCATTGTTGAGATTCCCCGGATGAAATATGAACTGGCCAAAGTTCTTGGATATAGCGACTGGCACGTCTTTTACACCGTTGTGGTTCGTCCGACACTGCCCCGAATGATTGACGCGATTGCTCAAAATGCGGCCATTGGATGGGTCATGATTACCTCAATTGAAACTTTTAACCGCACCGAAGGTGGTCTTGGAAGCCAGATCTATGCCCATTCGGCCACCAATAACCTGGCCCGTGTGTATGGCTGCCTTTTGATTATTGGCGTGATTGCAGTGGTGGAAGACTGGATTTTTGGCGTTTTGAAACGGACCTTTTTCCCCTATAGCACCATAGCCGAACGTGGCTAA